In Oxalobacteraceae bacterium OTU3CINTB1, the sequence GCTCGGTCGGCATCCGCAAGACGCGCTACGCGATCTCGTGCGGCCTCATCGCCGACTTCGCCGGCGTCGTCACCGCCATCGCCGTCGCCTACGTCTTCTTCCATTGAACGGATTAACCATGTTTCGTCGTCTTATCCTCGCCAGCGTGGGGGCGTTCATCGCAGCCGGCGCCGTCCACGCCGCCGACCTGCCGGAGCCGGTCGCGCGCCTGATGCAATCGGCGCAAATCCCGCCCGAGGCCGCCGGTATCCTGGTCATGCGCGGCGACACCACGCTGATCTCGCACAACGCCCAACAAAGCATGCAGCCGGCGTCGACGATGAAGCTGTTCACCACCTTGACCGCGCTCGAGCAACTGGGGCCCGTGTTCCGCGGCCGCACCGAGTTGCTCACCAGCGCAGCGGTCGTCAACGGCATGCTGCAGGGCGACCTGATCCTGCGCGGCGGCGCCGACGCCGACTTCAACGAGGACGTCCTCGGCCACATGCTGCGCGCGCTGCGCAACCAAGGCATCAAAAACATCAAGGGCGACATCGTGCTGGACCGGCAGCTGTTCCAGCCGTCGCGGCCCGACCTCGGCCAGCCGCAGTTCGACGAATATCCCTGGGCGTACTACAACGTCGTGCCGGACGCGCTGCTGGTCAACACCAACCTGCTGAAGGTGGAGATGCGCTCGGTCGGCGGCAAGCTGTCGCTGGCGATGATGCCGGACCTGGACCAGGTCAGCGTGCGCTCGGAAATGGCGGCCAGCGACGCGCCCTGTCCGGCGTGGGAAAACGGCTGGCGCAATCCCGACTTCAAGCGCAGCGGCGACAAGATCGAAGTGGTGTTGCACGGCAGCTTCCCCCGCGATTGCGTCAAATCGATCAGCATCAACGTGCTCGACCCGCACGATTATCTGGCGCGGCTGGTGCGCCTCACCTGGCAAAAACTGGGCGGCAGCCTGAAGGGCGAGGTGCGCGAGGGGAGCGCGCCGACGCCGTTGCCTTCGCCGGAACCGGCCGCCACCGCCTCCAATGCCGACACCGACGCCAGCGCCGCCACGAACGTGCCGACCACCCCGCCAGCGGCCGTGGCCGCGCCGGCCACCACGCCGGTGCTGCGCCTGCTGGCCGAACACGTCTCGCGGCCGTTGCCGGAAGTGCTGCGCGACACCAACAAAAACTCCGACAACACCTTGGCGCGCACCATC encodes:
- a CDS encoding D-alanyl-D-alanine carboxypeptidase/D-alanyl-D-alanine-endopeptidase — its product is MFRRLILASVGAFIAAGAVHAADLPEPVARLMQSAQIPPEAAGILVMRGDTTLISHNAQQSMQPASTMKLFTTLTALEQLGPVFRGRTELLTSAAVVNGMLQGDLILRGGADADFNEDVLGHMLRALRNQGIKNIKGDIVLDRQLFQPSRPDLGQPQFDEYPWAYYNVVPDALLVNTNLLKVEMRSVGGKLSLAMMPDLDQVSVRSEMAASDAPCPAWENGWRNPDFKRSGDKIEVVLHGSFPRDCVKSISINVLDPHDYLARLVRLTWQKLGGSLKGEVREGSAPTPLPSPEPAATASNADTDASAATNVPTTPPAAVAAPATTPVLRLLAEHVSRPLPEVLRDTNKNSDNTLARTIFLSLGSLEADPVLGSRPLPPDAAQPTTAARAEAAIRTWLQQHAIDGNGLVIDNGSGLSRTARATPAQVAGVLQAGLKSLWMPEFLSSLPIAATDGTMRRRLKDSPAAMRARIKTGSLKGVIAIAGYVQDANNQPVIVVAMLNDEHVANGAGRAVLDALIDWVARSGVPAAAVPYAPSAPSATR